ATGTATATGGACCTGGTTCCCCTGCTTTTAGAGATAAATAGAAGTTGTAGTACTTCGTTATGAGACGTTTAGTGTATGAACTTCACAATAACGATTCATATGTTCCTGTCGCTGCTTGACAAAGGCAAAATCGAGTATAAGTTGTCTCTCTGACCATTTACTAGGGCACGTATTGCCTCAATAATCACTGAGGCAATACCTGCTTTTGTTATAGATCCTCTTGTTTGAAAAAAAGGGACTAGTTGTTCGGTATGAAACCTTTGAACAATTTTACTGTATTGATGCTTATGCATCTGCTATTGATAACATGAAACTCGAGCTCCTTTTTACAATACTTCTATCAGTCTATACGATTTGTTGATTCAATTCCTATTGCTAACATGAAATTCGACAGATAAAGATAGTTGCAGGTATCAGTGGGACTTTGCTTTGttaaaactaatacaaattTGATACTCCTTCCATTCTGAGTGTTTTATATGATCAATTATTTGTATCTGTATTAAGCAAATGATGTCGATAAACTATACTAAAAGAAACTTTGTATGGCCCTTTATATTTTGGGGATTCTGTTGCACAGATGATTCTATCCCATATATTAGGATAGAAGGAATCACGGAGAAGTCCTTATCGACaagtttaaaattatgtgaaGTCTCAGACTCTGGAGTTTTCTGTCTGATTTATAAGCGCCTTGACATTGCTCTTCAGAATAGTGTAGTAGATCGTGTTTATAGTGATCCTCTCATTTTTCTATTCTGATGTCAGTCAAGTTAAATCTACGGTTTAAATTTATGACCTATAAGCCACTCAGAGACAATTATACCGTTGCTATAAGTTGAGGAAATATACTGTTTCACATAAGCTAACAATTCATATTGCCTTCCGTTTAAAGAAAATCCAAATATCaatctaatatttaaaaagaaaatcaaattttacGACTAAGAAAGAACCTCCGATAGAAGAGAGAAAAGATGTAAAGCTCTCTGCACTTATTTGACAAGAAATATGTAAACATTTCACTTGTTGATTGTAGATTGAGTCTCCTGAGACGAAAACTTCATAGAAAAGCATCCACAAATGTCGAGCATTCCACAGTCGACCTTAAAAAAATTACGATAAAATGGAATATTATCGTCCCTATTTCTCTCCATGCTATTATCTTCTGTTACTTCGTCTTCCTTGGGGAATTCAAAGTCGTGGAGATCCAACCAGGCAAGTCGCCATGCTTTGGAGATACTTCTCTTCCAAGTTGCTTCTCTATAAGTAAGATAACAGAGTATTTTGCGAATGACGCATACAGGCAACATGTCAGCCGATCCCATGGCTTAGAAGTTGCAGGGGAAGTGATACTGGAAAAGTAAATTAAAACCTACCTATTCTTGGTAACAATTCTTATATAGTGTTACACAAGTAAATTTATCCACCTTTTTAGAACAGTTCTAACAAACTTAAAAGGAATAATATCTCACGTGAATATCTCATATGCTTACTGAATCAGCTACTCTATTCtcaaaaacaaacttaaaaggAATAATATCTCGCGTGAATATCGCATATGCTTACTCAATCAGCTACTCTATTCtcaaaaacaaacttaaaaggAATAATATCTCACCTGAATATCTCATATGCTTACTCAACCAGCTACTCTATTCTCAAAATGTCACTCAAGTTTGGTTTAATTGAAAAGtcattatgaattatttttcttggaaaaTCATCCAACTATGAGTTATTATCTCATAAAGTCACtgaactttaatttttaactcaAAGTTGAATGGCTTTTTGAGAAAAAACTTATAATTGAGTGACctttgtattaaaatttaaagttgagtaactttttttgaaaaaataactcATAGTTGAGTGATTATCTAATATATTATCtccaaacttaaaattaaatactCTCTCGTCttattttatgtgacacttttcggattttgagattcaaacaagtctaATTTTGACGGTTAATTtttcatacaaatatataaatttcatttcaaaaaaatcgAAAATTACATTCGCAAATTCCCAATCAAACTTAAAccgtttgactctaaaaaaataaaaagtataaaaattgtttgactcttgaaaaataaaaaatattaaaagtgtcacataaattggaacACCAACATGAAGTAATAGATTATCAATTCGCACTTTTAGATCAATTAtaacaaacttaaaaaataactttaacttATCCACCCTCTTAGAACAATTATAACAAACTTAAATAACAACttactaatataataataaaaatatattattttagaaaatccaaatatgttatatttcaagtttgaatcttttttattaggaaaaatacataagtatcatagactatgaccaaaatttttattaaggTTCTAACCcctgaatttatattttttgtaattttgtgtaccttttggcttacgtggcacACTCCGTGATTCCACGCATTTGTGGCGcgggagatatttggatgtcacGTAAGCCACAAAGatgcataaaattataaaaaaatatgttcaggggtaataggaccttagtttaattAAGGTGTATCTTTGAGATTTCCGTCATAGTCGAGAGGTACTtggtgcattttccctttttattattaacactaaatttaattttttttatcgggaaactttttgtcttttataaatgacataatacatatattggaccctaaacttggcttcaaagtttaactttgacctccaactttcataatgaacaaacagacactttaagtatccaacttttaaataaataagtcCGACATGGCAAAATACACGTAGCACACCATGtagtacaaaaaatgacatgtaggacatctGTGTCTatatgttcaattttatacaagtgtctacttgtgcacacccaaaattAAAGggcataaatatgatttaaagcCAAGTAAAAGGACATATTTACGTATTATATTATGCCTTTATAATACATGgccttttataaaaataaaaaaaataaaaaagtaaagcCTATTAGAACataaatagagtccttgtacAATTATACTTGCTAGTCAACAAGAGTccttaacttgttcatttttacgataaaaaaacattttcaaaccTATCTTTTATTTCATATTCTCTAATTTCAAAGTTTAAAAATCGGTAGTAGAAGTTAAAACTGAAAGCCCGCTGCGTTCACATTACTTGACAAGGTACAACGAGAATGGTTTTGTTTTCTACGACCTAAAGGGTCACACAGAGACAACTATACCGTTGCTATAAGTTAGAAGGAAATGTTCTGTTTCACATCATATTTCTATAATCTGATCTTAGACAAGTTAAACCAATGATTACACAAAAACTATATTCATATTGCCTTCCCTTAAAAGAAATCCAAGTATCAAGCtaacataaacaaaatcaaattttacGACTAAGAAAATGGgagataaaataacatttttttctgCGAGAATGGAAGTGCATTTCGTTACTTATAAGAGAATAAGGGAATTCAAATTGCGATTGAATAAACTGCTTCACCAatctaataaaaagaaatatttctcCAACGTGCTAACGGTCCTTATTGAGAGCTCTTCTCTTTTGTGTTCTACAGGATGCCAACTCTCATTTCTCTGATCAAATTTGTAGGCTTTTAACTCTTTTAATTGACCGCGCCTTTCATGAAAAAGAGCGCGTCTCAAATTCTTCATATGCATCAAACAACTAATATCATGAATAAGAGCTCGTCTCAAACTCTTCATATGCATCAAACAATCCATGAAACATATGAACATTTCACTTGTTGATTGTAAGTTGAGTTTCTTGGGACGACAACTCCAGAGCAAGGCATCCACAAACGTCAAGCACTCCCCAGTTGGCTTTAAAAAGTTTACATCTAAAACGTCCACTTTGGGGATAGCATCTCTAAAGTACTGCATATGCAAATAATTCATGTTGATCTCCTCGTATTTGTGAAAATAAATGGTAACTTGAGACCAAGAGATCGAATCTGATAGAGATTGCCTCAGCTGACAAAACCATGCCGCGTCTACATTGAACAAGGGATAAAGAATCATTTGTGACTGCTTCAATTGTCTTGATTCTAGTGCAACTTCAAGCTGAGGAATATCATCTCCTTTATACTCCAACAAAACCAAATTTGGAGCATAAATTGCTCCGATGTTCTTGCAATTATGAATCTTTAACACCTTTAAGGATCGACACCTGCAAATGTTAAACCTTCCTAAAGAAATGTTAGCTAATACCAATTTCTCGAGGCAGTAAGGTCTGAAGATAAGGCGGTTCAGATACATATCAGATATCTTCGTACATGATATCTCTAAAGATTTCAGAttcttatatttatcaatactCAATTTATTCAAACAAAAACTAGAATAATACAAGTGTTCAAGAGTTGGTGCATCGATTCTAACGGGATGGTCAATATCAATGGCAAGTGACTTGATCATAGGAAGATTCCGGAGCTCAACATTTTTCAGCCGACTACAATTCCTGATGATTAAATCAACAATGAAGGGACAACTAGAGAGTATAGTCTGAAGCATGTTCTTATCTAATCGTACACGAGATAGAGAAAGCTTTCTCAAAGAATGACACGTCACAACATGACTAGTACTCGATAACGAAACATGCATCAGATCACAACCCATCAGGACTAGTTCTCCTAAATAATTTGCTTCCAAGAATTTGAAAATAGGAAAAGGGTATATTTTTGAATGTGTAACATCTCTATACACCAGATGTCTAACACCATTTTGAAGAGCAATGCCGAGCCATTTATCAATCAGAGCAGAAATACGATCAGGTTTTTTAGAGttgtcaaattcaaatttgtcaATAGGAATATTTCCGTCCCTATATCTCTCCATGATATTATCCACTATTGCTATGCTTTTCCCTGAGAATTCCAAGTTGGGAAGATCCAACCAGGCTAATAGCCATGTTTTGGAGAGAATTCTCATCCGGGATGCTTCTCGATAACTAAGATAACAGAGTATTTTGCGAATGAGGCATACAGGCAACATGTCAGCAGTCCCCATGGCTTGGAAGTTGCAGGGGAAGTCACAGTGAAAAAGTAAATCAAAACCCTACATACTCTAGGAACCCTATTATACTGTTAGTACTAGTAAATTTATCCACGCTTTTAGAACTGTTATAACAAACTTAAATAATAGCTTCCGCGCTTTTAGAACAGTTGTAACAAACTTAAATAACAGCTAATTATTATAGAAAATCCAAATATGTTACATTTCAAGTTtgaatctttaattttatttttatctttaattttttttatcaccctgggattttttgtcttttataaatactttgttttttttttcttcttctttagtaTAGCCTACATATTTGGTCTCTTTTACCTTTTCATCTTTATATTTATTCCATACTAGCTAGCTTGTTCATTTTTAtgaaaacattttcaaacaGAACTCAAAGGTAGGAAAGTTGGCTCTgtgctttatttatttttcgatAAATTTTGCAATGACATTTAGCTTCCAGCTGCAAGAAGTTAGAACTGGAAGTGAGCTACGTTCACTGTACTTGATAAGATAGGTAGTATGAGTGGGACTATTTAAATGGAAATGGAGAACGAAAACGCCCTCAAAGGAAAACGAACACAGCTGAAGAAACTAATCTGATTGCATATACGAAGAAGGAAACCAGAGTTTTCTTGGTCTTTGTTGGGTGCTATAACTACATTTAATCATCTTAATACCAGTATGCACTACTAAGTTTGAgtatgaaaatgcacctaaggGTGTGATCTAGTGGTTAATAAACTATGTTAAGCACCATGaggtctcaaattcaaatcccaACAGAGACAAAAACACCGTGATATCTAGTCTTAGCTGACAGAGTTAATTGGTGAGTTCTTCCGGTTTATTCTAGCCGTGATGGATAGGGTACCCTGGTACCTGTTATTAGTGAGAGGTGACAAAATAACCCATGAAATTAGTCTACGTTATCTCAAGTTGGCCCGGGCAATACGGTTAACCTTAAAAAAAGGTGCTAAATGGTTCTATACTGCTACCAAATAAGAAACGATACAAAGATCACAGATATCACAAGTCGAAATTATACTAATATGCAGCATAACTTTCTCTTTTCAACAAAATACATACTTCAGAGGTCTCGAGATGAAATCAATAGGCCTATCAGTTGCATACACGCGCAACTACTTTTAGAATTATAAGACAAAAACATAGTGAGATGTCTTATTTGAGTATATCTCAATTGATTCTGTAATTTCGAAGTATAACATAACAACTATAAGTTGGCCTCAGACTAACATATCAAATCCAAATATCAGAAATATCAAGCTAACgttaatttaatcaaatttctaCTACTGAAAAAAAACGTCTAATGGAAGACAAAAATGAAGCAAATCTCTCTGCATTTATTACTTTTTGCTGCGAAAATTTGAAGTGCAGTTTGTTACTTCTAAAAATAAAGGCATTCAATTTGCAATGGAATAAACTGCATCACCaatctaataaaaataagtatttcttCGACTTGCTATTGGTCCTTATTGAGAGATCTCTTCCTCTTTTATGTTCTACAGCATGCCAACTCTGACTTTTCTGATCAAATTTGTAGGCTTTTGCTTCTTTTAATCGACCATGACGCAAATTCTTCATCTGCGTGAAACGATTCATGAAACATGTAAAAATTGCACTTGTTGATTGCAGGTTAAGTTTCCTGGGATGACAACTCCACAGCAAGGCATCAATAAATGTCGGGAACTCCCAATTCGGCTTTGAAAAGTTCACATCTAAAATGTCCACTTTGGGGATAACAACTCTAGGTTGCAGTAGCAAATCTATCACATTTATCTCCTCGCATTTGTAAAAGTAAATGGTAACTTGAGACCACGAGATCGAATCTGATAAGGATTTCCTCAACTGACAAAACCATGATGCATCTACATCGAACAAGGGATGAAGAATCATTCGTGATCGCCTCAATTTTCTTGATTCTTGTGCAAATTTAAGCTGAGGAATATCATTTCCTTTATACTCGAGCGAAACCAAATTTGGAGCATCAATTTCTCCTATGATCTTGCAATTATGAATCTTTAACACCTTTAGGGATTGACTCCTGCAAGTGTCGAATCTTCCAAAAGCTATGTTAGCTAGTATCAGTTTCTCGAGGCTGTAAGGTATCGAGATAAGGTGGTTGAGATATACATCAGATATCTTTGTGCATGATATACCTAAAGTTTTCAGATTCTTATGTTCAACAATATTCAATTTATTCAAACAAGAACTACTATAATGCAAGCGTTCAAGAGACGGTGCCTGGATTTTAAGGGGCTGATCATTACAAATGACAAGAGACCTGATATTAGGAAGATTTCGGATCTCAATATTTTTCAGCCAAGTACAATACCCAATGATTAACTCAACAATGGACGGACAACTATTGAGTATAGTCAGAAGTATGGTCTCGTCGAAGAGTACAAGAGATAGAGAAAGATTTCTCAAAGAATGACACGTCACCACTTGATTAAAATGCATCATATTACAACCCGTCAAGACCAGTTCTCGTAAAACATTTGCTTCAAAGAATTTAACGATAGGGAAGGGGTATATTGTTGGAATTTCAACATCTATGTACTCTACATGTCTTACACCATTTTGAAGAGCAATATCGAGCCACCTATCAATCAGAGGGAAAATATGTTTAGACTTTATAGAGTTGTGTAATTCAAACTTTTTAATAGGAATATTTCCGTTCTTATATCTCTCCATGACATGATCCACTGTTGTTATGGTTTTGCCCGACGAGACTGTAAATACCAAGTTGGGAATATCTAACCAGGCTAGTAGCCATGTTTTGGAGAGAATTGTCATCCGAGATGCTTCTTTATAACTAAGATAACAGAGTATTTTGCGAATGAGGCATATAGGCAACATGTCAGCTGTCCCCATGGTTTGGAAGTTGCAGGGGATGTGACAGTGGAAAAGTAAATCAaaccctatatatatatattatagataCCCCAGTATACGGTAATACTTGTAAATTTATCCGCGCTTATAGAACAGTTACAACAAACTTAAACAATTGGTTAcagatataataataaaaatatatcattatacaaaacaaaatccCAATATGTAAGATTTCAAGATTGAATCTTTTTTAATTATCAAcacttgattttatttttatgttaatatttttatcactttgggattctttttcttttataaatatttggcctaattattttttttgtgtatagcctacatattttttctctttaccttttcatctttaaatttatttcatactaTCTAACTGCGTTGGATcattatgaaatgaaaatggAGAACGAAAACGCCCTCAAAGGAAAATGAACATTACTGAAGAAACAAATCTGATTGCATCTAAGAAGAGGGAAAACAGAGTACCTTGGTCTTTGATGGGTTCTAAAAAGAGATATATACGATGATAAACTACGTTTACTCGTCTTAGTACTAGTTTGCACTACCTTAGTACCAAAACGCACCCAAGGGTGTGATCTAGTGGTCAATTTACTATGTTAAGCACAATGAGGTTTCAAATTCAAATCCcaacagaaaaaaaatcaagtgaTTTCTCGTCTTAGCGGACAGGAGTTAACTTGTGATTTCTTCCAGTTTATTATAGCCTTGATGGACAGGGTTATCTAATACTTGTTGTTAGTAAGAGGTGACAGATATTACATGTAATTTGTCTAGGTGCGCTCAAGTTGGCCTAGGTAACACGGTTaaccaaaaataacaaaatgagTACTAAGACAAAATTGTTACTATGCACCAGCAGATTTGAGTGTGATTCAAGTATCACACTGGGATCTCTTAGTTGAGTATAGCTCAATAGATTCTGTGATTGACAACTGACAGTGGAAGAGTAAATCGAAACCCTATACATTATAGGATATTACTGTTATACTAGTAAATTTATCCGCGCTTTTAGCATAGTTATAACAaactttaataataatttactaatataataataaaaatatattattatacaaattccAAATACGTAACATGTCAAGCTTGAATCTTTTTACTAGTATTAaaacttcattttacttttatctttGGATTTTTTTTCTCACTTGGGAATTTTTTGTCTTCTATAAGTACTtggtctctttttttttgtatagcCTATATACTTGGTCTCTTTTTACCATTTcatatttacttaattttcttatttaaacttATTTCGTACTAGCTAATTTGTTTATTCTTATGAAAACTGATAGAATGTAAGCTTTCACTTgacaagtaatggaccaggtcccttacttcaactcagaaaattaccagaaagttgaatgcagtaaaatcaacacaatgattttacgtggaaacctccttgcttaagggagtaaaaccacgacctgtctcacaggattttcaatcgttttcactaatcttcaaaagcaaaagcgaaacacgattacaccaaatgtaagaaagagttatcaatcttaccgttAAGCAATAGACCTCTATTGCTCAACAAGCCaaagtagaaaaacaatctacccactaagcaatcccacctggacaacctagacttttaactcaacacaccaattcctttatagatttaggagtggtttacaatttacgaacaagagaataaattcctaaaacAACTAGATGAAAAGCTCCAGATGTTGCTGTTGTTCGAGGAATGATTCTGCCTTTTTCCTTTTgttagcctttgcaagagttcttgaaaagtgtttttcaagttgcaaaaactcccaaaaagtgtttaggaaagtgtcttttgtattgacaagtccctttcctaaacatcttgccattggttggaaaggtcacactttctgacgccatcgggaagtgtgcacctactttctgtactatctccagctggcagtcgactggctcactctcaagagagcctggtacctctactaggtccctgggtttgtttcatctgcaatacttcaaacaagacacctgcaatactcaagtagaaaacccggtacctttatgaggtccctaagtttgtcaaatcatcaaaactacaaataacaaaaaCCATTTCAAACCTactttttatctttcaaagttataaaaaaaaaaagagagaggcataacatattcaagtgttttattcttcaattttttgtatgcataaatacttaaatttgtataaagttcAACAGGTAGATATTTGAATTGtaagtgacctaaaacatgtAGGATACCACGAAAAATGCAAATTGTCATGTAAGATGACATATAAAAAGTATGTGATTATTTGTTctactttatacaaatttaagtgtctatttataAAGACTCAAAGTTAgaagacataaatataaattaaggtaagttaaaggacattttatgttttttttccaatataaagttaaaaaacAAAAGGGTAAAGTCGGTAGAAAACTAATTAGGGTTtctaaagtatttatttttacttctccATTGTATTTGTTCATTCCCCTTCCAAGCCAAGAACATGGCAGCCACGGCTGACATATTCCCTGAATCTGTGATTCACAAAATACTCTGTTATCTTAGTTATGGCGAAGCATCCACAATGAGAATTCTCTCAAAAACATGGCTTCAAGCTTGGTCGACTCTTCCCAAGTTAGAATTCTTCGTTGAATATTTCGAAGAAACACAAATAGTGGATGCAATTATGGAGACATACAGGGAAAACAAAATCCCTATTGACAAGTTTGGATTTTCACATAGTTCGAAATTAAATCGTCGTGATCAAGTTTTCCCCCTAATTGATAAGTGGCTCGACACTGCTCTTCAGAATGGGGTAAGAGATATAGTCTATGTAGATTTTCTCTGTTCAGTTAGATTATATCCTTTTCCTATTTCTAATGTCTTGGCAGCAAATTCTTTAAGAGAATTGGATCTGAAAGGTTGTGACATTGTGCATTTTTCGCCATCTACTGGGTTCGCGAATTGTCATTCTTTGAGAAAGCTTTCTCTATCTTATATATTTGTAAGCAAAAAATTGCTTCAGACTTTACTTAATAGTTGTCCGTTCATTGAATCTTTTACCCTTGATCGTTGTTCGGGGTTGGTAAAGATTGAACTTATGAATCTTCAAAAGCTCAAGTCAGTTTCCCTATCAATAAATAGAAACCAACGTGTGAGAATCGAAGCACCAAGCATTGAACACTTGTTTTACAATGGTTATTTATCGAGAAATTTGGTTGTTGTTGGATGTCATAATCTGAAATCTTTAGAGCTATCATATGTGAAGATATGTAATGGATTTCTCGATGACATTATTTCTAGATCGCAATCCCTAGAAGTATTGAAGATTCAGTATTGTTTGGGTATAAGCCAGATTGAAACTTCGAATTTGTTATCACTTGAGTATATAGGATATCAAATTCCTGAACTTAAAATTGCGAAAGAGTCAAGTCGATTGAAGCACTCAAAAATAGTTCTTCATGGCAACAACAATTTAGATGCGGCATGGTTTAGTATGTTGAGAAAGCTTCTATCAAATCCGATCTCTTGGTCCCAAGTTCTCCTCTGTTTTCCCGAATACAATGAGATTGAGATGAGAGATTTGCAGCAGCATCACGGAGTTGCTAGCCCCCAAGTGGACGTTTTAAATGTCAACATTATGAGGTCATATGGGGAGTGTTCAACGTTTGTGGATGCTTTGCTATGGAGTTGTAATCCTAGGAGACTCAACCTATCATCAACGGTTGAAATGATAACATGTTTCGTTAGTCGTTTGATGTATATGAAGAATCTTAGTCCTTGGCATAgtcaattgaaagaaataaaagtgTTTGATGGGAAAAATCAAGAGCTGCAACTCACAAGTGGGGAACTGGCTTCGGAGGACAGGAAGGacgtttattttttattagattgGTAATGCAGTTAATTTATCAATGTTCATTCCTAAAAGTAGTCTAAAATTGTGTTGAAATTGAAGCATATGATTCTTGATTCCAGAGCTCAATATTTTACAGTCCAATCATGTTCTGTAAAGTTGTGAAATTCAAACTTGTTGATAAGAATATTTCCGTCTCTTAGTGATTTCATCCCTTAGATATTGTCATTCGTTAATCATTGGGACCAGTCATGCCACTGCAAAGGGCCTATTTGTGTTGAAAGTTCATAAATACTTAGTTCGTCAAAGAAAACTTGTAATGTAGTGGTTTTTCGAAAAGGCTGAAAGTGTTATTAGTATTTgtgttttgtgaaaaaaaaatatagcaaaGTTTTTAATAAGGGTTTGTTATATTTACCTGTGTCACGTGTAATTACAcgggtaaatatagcaaagccAAAAAAGGATTGCAAAACAATTTGTCaactatcaatttttttattttcaactcttaTCTTTATTCCTTTCTTTTTAACAATTACTATGGGATGGACTCCAAAATTACAACCCACAAAACCAgtttttataaagatttttttgTCAAGATTGTGAAAATAAGCAAAGGGCGcaatgttgtgaaaaataaagatgattttttgGAGGTACAAATAGTCTTAGATATTTTGTAGAACTTTCTAAAGTTATACCTTCAGTACTTGATGTATCTAGGAATTGTAAAGATGTTCTAGAGAAGTAGATAGTTATTGTGAATTCTAGAAATATCTAGATTCTTGTTAGATTGTTAGAAGATAAAAGATATccagattttttttgtttaagtaTCTAAAATAATTTCTAGAAGCATTCCTATACAAGTATAAATAGAAGTGTCATTAGCATTTGTAACCAACCCAAAAACAACTCAATGAAATCTTCTTCTATAACAAAGTTCCTTAACCCAAAATACTCTATCTTCTTTCTAGTTTTCTCAATCTTTCGATCTTAGCTTTGTCATGATCTGCTATTACATTACAATAGGAAAACCACCGATCTTTGAAGGGAAAAGGCGATTGAGGTCCTTACTATTTGTGTTGGTCATGGATTGTCATCAACTTATGCAGAACGATTAGAGAAGATAAATTCAATCCTATTCTTCATTTTTGACTATATATTGGGTAACACGATAGGGACTAGAAAAGCAGCATTAATTTCATGGAACAAAATCTGCATATCATACAAACAGATGGCCTTGATATCAAAAGTTACGGGTGTTCTTAATATCAAACATGGTAGAATTTGGCAAGGGTATATTGCTGTAAAAACTATTAGGTGTTCTTAATATCAATAGTGGTAGAATGTAGAAAGGATAAGttgtaa
The nucleotide sequence above comes from Solanum pennellii chromosome 9, SPENNV200. Encoded proteins:
- the LOC107029760 gene encoding putative F-box/LRR-repeat protein At3g28410, producing the protein MAATADIFPESVIHKILCYLSYGEASTMRILSKTWLQAWSTLPKLEFFVEYFEETQIVDAIMETYRENKIPIDKFGFSHSSKLNRRDQVFPLIDKWLDTALQNGVRDIVYVDFLCSVRLYPFPISNVLAANSLRELDLKGCDIVHFSPSTGFANCHSLRKLSLSYIFVSKKLLQTLLNSCPFIESFTLDRCSGLVKIELMNLQKLKSVSLSINRNQRVRIEAPSIEHLFYNGYLSRNLVVVGCHNLKSLELSYVKICNGFLDDIISRSQSLEVLKIQYCLGISQIETSNLLSLEYIGYQIPELKIAKESSRLKHSKIVLHGNNNLDAAWFSMLRKLLSNPISWSQVLLCFPEYNEIEMRDLQQHHGVASPQVDVLNVNIMRSYGECSTFVDALLWSCNPRRLNLSSTVEMITCFVSRLMYMKNLSPWHSQLKEIKVFDGKNQELQLTSGELASEDRKDVYFLLDW
- the LOC114078590 gene encoding putative F-box/LRR-repeat protein At3g28410 is translated as MGTADMLPICLIRKILCYLSYKEASRMTILSKTWLLAWLDIPNLVFTVSSGKTITTVDHVMERYKNGNIPIKKFELHNSIKSKHIFPLIDRWLDIALQNGVRHVEYIDVEIPTIYPFPIVKFFEANVLRELVLTGCNMMHFNQVVTCHSLRNLSLSLVLFDETILLTILNSCPSIVELIIGYCTWLKNIEIRNLPNIRSLVICNDQPLKIQAPSLERLHYSSSCLNKLNIVEHKNLKTLGISCTKISDVYLNHLISIPYSLEKLILANIAFGRFDTCRSQSLKVLKIHNCKIIGEIDAPNLVSLEYKGNDIPQLKFAQESRKLRRSRMILHPLFDVDASWFCQLRKSLSDSISWSQVTIYFYKCEEINVIDLLLQPRVVIPKVDILDVNFSKPNWEFPTFIDALLWSCHPRKLNLQSTSAIFTCFMNRFTQMKNLRHGRLKEAKAYKFDQKSQSWHAVEHKRGRDLSIRTNSKSKKYLFLLDW
- the LOC114074087 gene encoding F-box/FBD/LRR-repeat protein At2g26030-like; the encoded protein is MGTADMLPVCLIRKILCYLSYREASRMRILSKTWLLAWLDLPNLEFSGKSIAIVDNIMERYRDGNIPIDKFEFDNSKKPDRISALIDKWLGIALQNGVRHLVYRDVTHSKIYPFPIFKFLEANYLGELVLMGCDLMHVSLSSTSHVVTCHSLRKLSLSRVRLDKNMLQTILSSCPFIVDLIIRNCSRLKNVELRNLPMIKSLAIDIDHPVRIDAPTLEHLYYSSFCLNKLSIDKYKNLKSLEISCTKISDMYLNRLIFRPYCLEKLVLANISLGRFNICRCRSLKVLKIHNCKNIGAIYAPNLVLLEYKGDDIPQLEVALESRQLKQSQMILYPLFNVDAAWFCQLRQSLSDSISWSQVTIYFHKYEEINMNYLHMQYFRDAIPKVDVLDVNFLKPTGECLTFVDALLWSCRPKKLNLQSTSEMFICFMDCLMHMKSLRRALIHDISCLMHMKNLRRALFHERRGQLKELKAYKFDQRNESWHPVEHKREELSIRTVSTLEKYFFLLDW